The sequence TCACCCTTCGGGTCCTGCACGTCACCCTCCGTGATGATTTCCGGCAAGACGGGATTCAGAACCCGACTGTAGTCCACCGCCAACTCGAAGCCCTTTCTGGGCAAGACGATGGGTAGGGCCCGATCCCACAGCGAGACCCGCCGCCTTTTGGAAGTCGTGGAGGCGCCCGCACCTGATCCGGTGGTGCCGACGACCACAAGGATGTAGGCGGAATGGGCTTCATCCAGTGTGGCGGGATCCTCGGTCAGTTTCAGTGCTCGCGCGAGCGCCACACATTCGGCCCCCGCGGGATCCTTGCAGAAAAGTTTGTCTCCCGCAATGGGCTTCTTCGGCGTGCCCACGCGGTATTTCTTCAACCCATTTTCCTTCAGAATCCTGGCGATCCAAGGAAGGCGGTCTCCGCCGGATCCATCGAGAACAAGCACGTCGGGAGGCTCCTCGCTCTCCGCTCTGAGGCCCGATGGGTCCAGGCTCATCACCCCCGCAAGGAGAATCGCTACCGTTCGGCGCACGATGCAGTATGATACGCCGCGGACGGGAAAACAGACAGCGCATGCGAAAATCCAAAGTCCTCCTCTCATTCATCCTGATCCTGTGTCTCGCTTCGTGCGCGAAGCGGGCGACCCTCGTCCGCTATTCCGATTCGGAAGGCGGACTGACCGTTGTTCGGAATGTCCGGGTCTTCCCCGCCACCGGCGCCGATGCCCTGCCCGGACACGATGTGTGGGTGGTCAACGGCGTCATCGAAGTCGTCCTGCCCACCGGACGCACTCCGCCGCCCGTGGGAGCACAAATCGTGGACGGGACGGGCAAGACTCTGCTGCCGGGGCTGATCGACGTGCACGTTCATGTCGAGGGAAGCCCTCGGCCCGCATGGGATATGGGCCTCCCGAATCCTCGGACGAACGTTCGGCAACTCCTATACGCCGGCGTTACCACCGCCTTCGATTTGGGCGGTCCGCTCAAACTCCTTGGAAAACTTCGTGCCGATATCGAAAAGGGAAGTCTGCCGGGTCCGGACCTGTATTACTCGGGTCCCCACGTTGCCATCAAGAACGGCCATCCGGCGGCGATGGTCTCGATGATCGTGCCCGGCCCGTTCGACCGCATGGTCCGTCCACACGTCTCCTTCGAAGTCGAATCGGAGAAGGACATTGATGCGGCGCTGGCGGAAATTCGAAAGCTGGGTGGATATTTGGTGAAGGTGACCGAGGATGAAATTCCACTGGGTGCGCCCATGCTCCCGCCGGCACTTCTCGCACATGCTGTTCGCCAGGCCCACGAGATGGGTTTCAAGGTCGCCGCGCACATCGGCAGCAACGCCAACGCCCTTGCGGCCGTGGACGCCGGCGTGGACATGCTCGTCCACAATGTCTATCGTGAGGTTCTGATGCCGGACACGGCGGAGCGGATTCGCCAGGCCGGCGTGGCGGTCGCTCCCACCATCGGAGTGTTCCATTCCATCGATCTTCTCGCGTACGAAGGACCGGACACATGGCCCCTGATGATTCAAATGGTCGAGCCGGAAGTTCTTGAGGCGCTCCGAAACCGGCCGAAGGAATGGGAACTGAAGGAGATCCGGCCATGGCTCGCGGCCGTGCACGCCAATCGCGAACAACGGTTCCGCAATGCCGCGATGCTGCGCGAACACGGCGTGACACTCCTGGTCGGGAGTGATTCGGCCAATATGGGGTGGCCGGCCGGCGCCGCGATTCATCGGGAGATGGATTACCTCGTGCGGGCGGGATACACGCCCTCGGAAGTGCTGACCGCCGCCACACGGAACAATGCGCGTGCGATGGGCCTCACGGATCGGGGCACAATTGAGCCGGGAAAACGCGCCGACCTTCTGCTGGTCGAGGGCGATCCCACTCAAGACATTGAAGCGGTCCACCGCATCGCCGCGGTGCTGGCGGCCGGTCGGGAAATCGCACGGGGTGTCCCTTCCCCCCGGCCATGAGCGTCACTCGCCTCTGGAAATGGCGGCAGATTCCGGCGCTGATATTTTGGCTTGCGGTCTTCGCGTGGAGAATTCGGCGACGCGATTGGTTCCGACGGTTCCCGTTTCTCCCGATTCCTCCCGGAGGGTATCTTCGGTGGCGAATGGAGCTGGCGTACGGGCCCTACCCTGTCGGGCGCGGCAACCGGCTGATCGACATTTTCAACTTCGCCTACGCTCTCCGCCAATTCGAGCGGATGTAGCCCCGGCCGGTCTCTTCGAAAAGAGTGTCAAGATAGCAATGTCTGACCCCTATGTCCTGTCTCTTTTCATGACCCCTGTGTCTCCCCTCATGGTTCGACTGGCTCACCACGAGCGGACAACTTGCCGCTCGTCCTGAGCGTGTCGAAGGACGAGACTGCATTGGCAATGCGGGCATAATTGACCCGCCTCAGCCTTGCGCATCCTCAGTCCGCTTGAGGCGGATCGGAGGCCCGCTCCATCTGGCCGGGGCCGGGGCTGAGTATTCCCATCGAACCCATGGCGGGACCTGGGTCCCTCACCGACGCAAGCATCCAGACCGTAAAAGCAAGCACGAAGAAAGCGATCAGGAGATCGATCCGGTTCAGGCCCGGAAAGAACCTCCCGCAGTAGGCGCAGGTGTAGCCGAAATGGAAGGGTGAAACGGGCATGTGGCATCGGCTGCATGCTCTTTCTCTCCGGACGCCGCTCTTCCGCACCCTCAAATGGGATCGCGCCGGGGCCATGGCGACAGCGCGGATTCGGCGGATCAGCCGCCCCCCGGAGAAAACCGCAGCACTTCGAATTCTTACTTTCACGCCCTCACTCCCATGGTCGTTAGTTACTCCGCGCAAGAATTTCAAAAAAAACGCAAGCGATTTGGGCTTCGACTCGTCTCGCGCCGCTTATCCCCTCCTCATTTCAGAGACCCAATACGCCATCATTCCAAGCAGGGGAAATGTTCCATGGGCGCCTTTCGCCCGCAATGGGCACTTTCCCTACCATTAGGGGGGGAAATCACCCCGTCACTGAATGCGGGGGCGGCTTCGGTCAGAGGAAATGCAACGGAAAATCAACTGGGAGTGTGTCTGGAGTTACTGAATTTCCCTCGTGCCCAACGGGGCGTGAGCATTCGGACCGCGACCGCCTCATTGAGGCTAAGCCTCGATAGCCGCCATTGAGGCCTAGCCTCGGAACTTGAGCGAGTCTGCCGGGACCTTGCCGCGGAAAATCAGTAATCTCCAGACCCAATACCCCTCCGTTTATCCTGAGCGCCGTCGAAGGACGAACGGAGGCCATCCCAACAGTCTCCCAGGAAAAAGCGGCTGTTCGGGAAGGGATCGTCGCAACGGCTACTCCTCTTCCTCGTCCTCCTCGAACTCCTCCTCATCCTCCTCCCTCGGAGCCGGCTTCTTGGGTTCCTCCTTCGGTTTCACCGCCGAGGGGGGGGGAGCCTGGCCGGCCAGCCAGTTTTTCAAGTCGCCCAGCGCCGGACCCAACGCGCCCTGCGCGCATCGCTCGCTCAGCGTCGTCACTTCGGAGAGGAGAGACGAATATTTCGACTGCTTCTCGCCCATCGTGGAGTTCAAGTCTGTCTGGATGCGCCCCACCTCGGTCACGAGTTTGACCACGCGCCCGAGAGTCTCCGGCGAATTCTCGCATCCAGCCGAAGCTCCCGAAGCGGCCTTCGCGGGGACAGAACCTGCAGGCGTGGGGCCAAGCATCGTCGCCGTGAATTCGGCTTCGATGTCCATGGACGTCATGCCGACCAATTGGGGAGGCGTGAGCAGCCAGTAGACCCTGCCGCCTTTGATCTGCTTCGGCCCGAACGGCATCGTCCCGTTTTTCAACATCCGGGCGGAGCGAGCCGGACCCGGCAATTCCAATGTCAACTTGTACATTCCAGGTTTGGAGGATTGGGCGGACAACACCTGCAGATCCTGACCGGCGGTCCAGTGCACCACCTGGTCGGGCGTCCAACTTCTTGCAAGTTTCAGCTTGTAGGATCGGCCCGTCCGCCCCGGCTCCGCCGACACCTGAAATCCCCCTCCCGGCGCCACCCCCGCCGCCATCCAGGTTCCATCGTGGGCCAGGTTGTACAGTCGCCCTTTTTGCCCTCGCACGGGGGCGATGGAAACGCTCTGGAGGGCCGCCTCGAACGGATCGACCAAGCTGGACACATCGGTCTGGAGGTACATCGAGTATTTCGACCGCCAGCTCGTGTCGAAGGATATCGTTTCGAATACGTCGAAGCAGGAGGTCAGAAGCGCACTCGCTCCCGCCGCCACAAGAATTGAACGTAGTTTTCCCATGCCCCTAAAGTGCCGCACAAAGGTCCCACCGTCAAGCGCTGAAAACGGGAGATTCTACTTTCTTGTTTCTGCCACGCAGCCGGTCGAACGGAGAGCGAAAAGGTGGAAGGTCCCCGTTTCCGAGGTCGGATTGTTGAAATGCGCCATCGTTTGTGGTACCAACCGCGCAAAAAGGAGGAATCGATGAAGATATTGAAAACGCTCGGCGCGGCAACTTTGCTGGCCGGGCTGGCCGTGGCAACGCCCGCGTGCCAATCCAAGCAGCTTCAGCAGAAGATCTCGGGACTCGAGCAGGAAAAGCAGACGCTCGCGCAGGAAAAGACCGACTTGAGCAACAAGGCGGCTCAACTCACCGAGCAAGTCAACTCGCTCCAGAATCAAGTGACCGCGCTTACCCAGGAGCGGGACACTCTCCAGAAGCAGGCAGCAGACATGCAGGCGCACGCTTCGAAGGGGAAAGGCAAGAAGAAGTAAGAGCCTCTAACAGAATGCCGATTCGTAGGGGAGCATCTTCAGATGCTCCCTCTTGTCGGGAGGGTCTGAAGACCCTCCCCTACGCATTCTGCTAGACGCACTAAGATCGACATCGTCGTTCGCACGACGAAAGAATTGCGCGGGCACGAGCCGTTCAGGCCGTGCCCGTTTTCTTCTTCGGCAGAAGGATTCTAGAGAATTCAATGTCTGACCCCGAATCCCTTGCCGACCCTGTTTGCGGCATGATCGTGGAGCCCGCTACAGCGGCGGGGTCGCACGTTCACAAAGGGGCGACCTACTATTTCTGCAACCCCCGCTGCCTCGACCAATTCCGCTCCAACCCCGAAAAATATATTTCTGCGGCGCCATCGACTGAGCGCACTCCGGATTCCCCATCCCCCGCGTCACACCTCCCTCCCCCCGTCTCTCGCCTCGCGCCTCACGCCTCTCGCCCCACGGAATACACCTGCCCCATGCACCCGGAGGTCCGTCAGAAGGGGCCGGGATCGTGCCCGCTCTGCGGGATGGCCCTTGAACCGGTGGAAATCGCGGCGGAAGAGGAAGCCAATCCCGAACTTCAAACCATGACCCTGAGGTTCTGGATCGGCCTGGCTTTCACGCTTCCCCTTTTCCTCCTATCGATGTCCGACCTCATTCCCGGCCAACCCGTTCAGCATGGAGTTGCTCCTTCAATCCTGGCTTGGATTCAGATGGGACTGGCAACACCAGTCGTCCTGTGGGGTGGAGCGCCGTTCTTCGCGCGCGGCTGGGCATCCATCCGCCGCCGAAGCCCCAACATGTTCACGCTCATCGCCACCGGCACGGGCGTCGCCTACGTGTACAGCGTCGCCGCCTCCGCCTACCCCTCGGCCCTTCCCGTAAGTTTCCGCGGCCACATGGGGGAAACGCCGGTGTACTTCGAATCGGCGGCCGTCATCGTCACGCTCGTCCTCCTCGGCCAGGTGCTGGAACTCCGCGCCCGCAGCCGAACCGGTCAGGCCATTCGATCCCTGTTGGCCCTCGCTCCCAAAACCGCGCGGATCGTTCGCGAGGACGGCCGGGAAGAGGACGTCCCGTTGGAACAGATCCAGCGGGGTGATCGACTCCGTGTCCGTCCCGGAGAAAAAGTCCCCGTGGACGGGACCGTTGTCGAAGGGACCAGCTCGGTGGACGAATCGATGGTGACGGGCGAACCGATTCCCGTCGAAAAGAAAGCGGGCGATCGCGTCACCGGCGCCACGATCAATGGAACGGGATCGTTCGTGATGACGGCCGAACGCGTGGGAAGGGAGACCTTGCTCGCTCAAATCGTGCGAATGGTATCCGACGCCCAGAGAAGCCGCGCGCCGATTCAGAAATTGGCGGACCAGGTTTCCTCCTATTTCGTGCCGGCCGTGGTCGCCGCCTCCGCCCTCACGTTCGCCGTGTGGGCGATGATCGGCCCGGAACCTCGTCTCGCCTACGCGCTCGTCAACGCCGTCGCCGTTTTGATCATTGCCTGCCCCTGCGCCCTGGGCCTCGCCACACCGATGTCCATTATGGTGGGCACGGGGCGCGGCGCCGGCACCGGCGTGCTTTTCAAGAATGCCGAAGCCCTCGAGATCCTGGAAAAAGTGGACACGCTCGTTGTGGACAAGACCGGCACGCTCACCGAGGGGAAACCGCGGCTGATGTCCATTTCCCCCCGCGCCGGGCTCGATGAGGCGGAACTCCTTCGCCTCTCGGCCGGCCTCGAACGCGGAAGCGAACATCCTTTGGCCGCGGCGATCATCGCAGGCGCGGAAGTTCGGAAGATTCCCCTCGGCGAGGTCACCGGTTTCATCTCCTTCATCGGCAAGGGAGTCAGCGGGACGGTTGGAGGCCGCCATGTGGCGCTTGGAAACGCGCGACTCTTTGAAGACCTCCGCATCGATCTTACGCCGTGGTCGTCGGAAGCCGACAAATTGCGGGCGACCGGCCAGACGGTCATGTTTGTCGCCGTGGACGGCCGGGCGTCGGGACTCCTGGGCGTCGCGGACCCCATCAAGGCATCGACCCCCGAGGCGATCCGGTCCCTACGCGAAGAAGGCATCGAGGTGGTCATGCTGACCGGTGACACCCAGTCCACCGCCCAGACCGTGGCCGCTCAACTGGGGCTCACGCACGTGGAGGCCGAGGTGCTGCCGGAGGCGAAGAGACAGATCGTGAACCGGTTGCAGGAGGAAGGGCGCGTCGTCGCCATGGCGGGCGATGGCATAAACGATGCCCCGGCGCTGGCCCAGGCCCACGTGGGGATCGCCATGGGAACGGGGACGGACGTGGCGATTCAGAGCGCCGGGGTGACCCTCGTCAAAGGAGACCTGAGGGGGATCATGCGCGCCCGGCGACTGAGCCGGGCTACAATGAAAAACATCCGGCAGAATCTGTTCTGGGCGTTCGCCTATAACGCGCTCGGCGTCCCACTCGCCGCAGGCGTCCTCTACCCGGTCTTCGGCCTGCTCCTATCTCCCATGATCGCCAGCGCTGCCATGAGCCTCAGCTCCGTCTCCGTGATCACCAACGCCCTCCGCCTCCGCAAGGTAAGCCTGCATATTCGGTGACAGTATACTCTATTTCATCGTAATAGAGTATACTGTCACCGAGTATTCCTGAACGAGTAGGCTGAAGCCTGCCTACTTCGGAAGGAGGCCCTTCTTGCGGGAGCGGGCGAGGAGGGACTGGAGTTCGGAGGCGGGGAGCGGGCGGCTGAAGAGATAGCCCTGGGCCAGTTCGCAGCCTTTGGCGCGGAGGAATTCAAACTGTTCCTTCGTTTCCACGCCCTCGGCCACCATTTTCATTCCCAGATTGTGCGTGAGCGAGAGCACGGTTGCCGCGATCGCCGCATCGCTGGCATCGCGCACCAGGTCCGCCACAAACGATTTGTCCAGTTTCAGGGCATCCGCCGGAAAATCCTTGAGATACTCCAGCGACGAATAGCCCGTTCCGAAATCGTCGATGGCGATTCGGAGGCCGGTCTTCTTCAATTCCTTGAGAAGCACGATGGTGTCCTGCACCCTGTGCATGGCGGTGCTCTCCGTGATTTCCACTTCCAGGCTCGATGCGGGCAGGCCGGTGTCTTTGAGGGTGCGGGAGAGGAGTTCAGAGACATTCACATCCTGGAACTGGCGGGCCGACAGATTCACC comes from Nitrospirota bacterium and encodes:
- a CDS encoding amidohydrolase family protein, with amino-acid sequence MRKSKVLLSFILILCLASCAKRATLVRYSDSEGGLTVVRNVRVFPATGADALPGHDVWVVNGVIEVVLPTGRTPPPVGAQIVDGTGKTLLPGLIDVHVHVEGSPRPAWDMGLPNPRTNVRQLLYAGVTTAFDLGGPLKLLGKLRADIEKGSLPGPDLYYSGPHVAIKNGHPAAMVSMIVPGPFDRMVRPHVSFEVESEKDIDAALAEIRKLGGYLVKVTEDEIPLGAPMLPPALLAHAVRQAHEMGFKVAAHIGSNANALAAVDAGVDMLVHNVYREVLMPDTAERIRQAGVAVAPTIGVFHSIDLLAYEGPDTWPLMIQMVEPEVLEALRNRPKEWELKEIRPWLAAVHANREQRFRNAAMLREHGVTLLVGSDSANMGWPAGAAIHREMDYLVRAGYTPSEVLTAATRNNARAMGLTDRGTIEPGKRADLLLVEGDPTQDIEAVHRIAAVLAAGREIARGVPSPRP
- a CDS encoding heavy metal translocating P-type ATPase, producing MSDPESLADPVCGMIVEPATAAGSHVHKGATYYFCNPRCLDQFRSNPEKYISAAPSTERTPDSPSPASHLPPPVSRLAPHASRPTEYTCPMHPEVRQKGPGSCPLCGMALEPVEIAAEEEANPELQTMTLRFWIGLAFTLPLFLLSMSDLIPGQPVQHGVAPSILAWIQMGLATPVVLWGGAPFFARGWASIRRRSPNMFTLIATGTGVAYVYSVAASAYPSALPVSFRGHMGETPVYFESAAVIVTLVLLGQVLELRARSRTGQAIRSLLALAPKTARIVREDGREEDVPLEQIQRGDRLRVRPGEKVPVDGTVVEGTSSVDESMVTGEPIPVEKKAGDRVTGATINGTGSFVMTAERVGRETLLAQIVRMVSDAQRSRAPIQKLADQVSSYFVPAVVAASALTFAVWAMIGPEPRLAYALVNAVAVLIIACPCALGLATPMSIMVGTGRGAGTGVLFKNAEALEILEKVDTLVVDKTGTLTEGKPRLMSISPRAGLDEAELLRLSAGLERGSEHPLAAAIIAGAEVRKIPLGEVTGFISFIGKGVSGTVGGRHVALGNARLFEDLRIDLTPWSSEADKLRATGQTVMFVAVDGRASGLLGVADPIKASTPEAIRSLREEGIEVVMLTGDTQSTAQTVAAQLGLTHVEAEVLPEAKRQIVNRLQEEGRVVAMAGDGINDAPALAQAHVGIAMGTGTDVAIQSAGVTLVKGDLRGIMRARRLSRATMKNIRQNLFWAFAYNALGVPLAAGVLYPVFGLLLSPMIASAAMSLSSVSVITNALRLRKVSLHIR